A single genomic interval of Juglans regia cultivar Chandler chromosome 1, Walnut 2.0, whole genome shotgun sequence harbors:
- the LOC108988219 gene encoding transcription repressor MYB6-like encodes MRKPCCDKEGTNKGAWSKQEDQKLIDYIRNHGEGCWRSLPKAAGLDRCGKSCRLRWINYLRPDIKRGNFGQDEEDLIIKLHALLGNRWSLIAGRLPGRTDNEVKNYWNSHIRRKLISMGIDPNNHRLNQIPSRPQPKCDVSAAATSSESMNNERKPLKSFGKIDRPVSDGASSSLEDEMPGSLDLNLDLTIAFPSSPPVTLVEEKRQSSKSTGTREILLESEPAPTLILF; translated from the exons ATGAGAAAACCTTGCTGTGATAAAGAAGGCACCAACAAGGGCGCTTGGTCCAAGCAAGAAGACCAAAAGCTCATCGACTACATCCGAAACCACGGCGAAGGCTGTTGGCGTTCCCTCCCCAAGGCTGCAG GGTTGGATCGTTGCGGCAAAAGTTGCAGGCTTAGATGGATAAACTATCTCAGGCCAGACATCAAACGCGGTAACTTTGGTCAAGATGAAGAGGACCTCATCATCAAGCTCCATGCCCTCCTTGGCAATCG GTGGTCACTCATAGCCGGAAGGCTACCAGGACGGACAGACAATGAGGTAAAGAACTATTGGAACTCTCACATCCGGAGAAAACTAATAAGCATGGGTATTGATCCAAATAACCATAGGCTAAACCAGATTCCTTCTCGGCCTCAACCTAAGTGCGACGTTTCTGCAGCTGCAACATCTTCTGAGTCGATGAATAATGAGCGTAAGCCGCTGAAATCCTTTGGCAAGATCGATAGGCCGGTTTCTGACGGTGCCAGTAGTAGCCTCGAAGATGAAATGCCTGGTTCTTTAGACTTGAATCTTGATCTCACCATTGCCTTTCCTAGTTCTCCTCCTGTTACCCTCGTGGAAGAGAAGCGGCAAAGTTCCAAGTCCACTGGGACAAGGGAAATATTATTGGAAAGTGAACCAGCTCCTACCCTCATCCTTTTTTAG
- the LOC108988106 gene encoding pyridoxal kinase-like isoform X2: protein MLLKLKLKSLLEGHPQFGISRDTHIFRSRSSRSPEMAPPILSLALPSETGRVLSIQSHTVQGYVGNKSAVFPLQLLGYDVDPINSVQFSNHTGYPTFKGQVLNGQQLWDLIEGLGANDLLYYTHLLTGYIGSVSFLNTVLEVVNKLRSINPELTYVCDPVMGDEGKLYVPLELVSVYREKVVPVASMLTPNQFEAEQLTGFRIGSERDGREACNILHAAGPSKVVITSINIEGNLLLIGSHQKEKDQSPEQFKIVIPKIPTYFTGTGDLMTALLLGWSNVMRLKIS from the exons ATGCtgttgaagttgaagttgaagtcTCTGCTCGAAGGCCATCCTCAGTTTGGTATTTCCCGAGATACTCACATTTTCCG GTCCAGGAGCTCAAGGAGTCCAGAAATGGCACCTCCGATACTTTCCTTGGCTTTGCCCTCCGAGACCGGTCGAGTTCTCAGTATTCAATCTCACACAGTTCAG GGATATGTTGGAAATAAATCAGCTGTCTTCCCTCTCCAACTATTAGGCTATGATGTGGATCCAATTAATTCAGTGCAATTCTCAAACCACACAG GATACCCAACTTTTAAGGGCCAAGTTTTGAATGGACAACAGCTATGGGACTTGATAGAAGGCCTTGGAGCAAATGATTTATTGTACTACACTCATTTATTAACAG GTTATATTGGTTCGGTTTCTTTTTTGAACACTGTGTTGGAAGTTGTTAATAAGCTTCGTTCCATAAACCCGGAACTTACATATG TATGTGATCCAGTGATGGGTGATGAAGGAAAGCTCTATGTCCCTCTAGAGCTAGTATCAGTATATCGCGAAAAG GTTGTCCCAGTGGCTTCAATGTTGACGCCCAACCAGTTTGAAGCAGAACAGTTGACTGGTTTCAG GATTGGCTCTGAAAGAGATGGCCGGGAAGCTTGCAACATCCTTCATGCTGCCGGGCCATCAAAG GTTGTGATTACAAGCATAAATATAGAAGGCAATCTTCTTCTTATTGGCAGTCATCAGAAGGAAAAG GATCAATCTCCTGAGCAATTTAAGATCGTTATTCCCAAAATTCCCACATATTTTACG
- the LOC118349619 gene encoding stress response protein NST1-like yields MKRKKWSEMEEQTLLTKYSELRNSGALAKLKTREKKFKPVADHVNTVHHLQDSTSFPFKWTWRDVSIKVQNMRHQYLGVKQKIQVSKDDFNWKDGENHWVNFLKYKEVFGDVELDAKGKRLCENMDVFGDCGDLGFGIDCEDLEEKEEDDDEEEEEEEEEYDDCGGGGGGDGEDGNGCSGDGEQIVRSDGQFVDGRGNGEMGFARKKSRKGFGVNRRLRLMGTKVSELRDVVVKREERKRERQFQLEKSEIEREENRKEARLRAVARRYETKEWLENRELELEERELIWARREFERRWRLERDFVDERRRKLRMEQEREEEEMEWRERMVGLQIEHEKQMMQMHAEACQNQMQILGVMARLVCQFFGSASDGLGGALGALPPQVLQSLQHPGGLSDNGKPDANSPSEFL; encoded by the coding sequence ATGAAGCGAAAGAAATGGTCGGAGATGGAAGAACAAACCCTCCTGACCAAGTACTCGGAGCTTCGAAACTCGGGAGCCTTGGCCAAGCTCAAGACGCGAGAGAAGAAATTCAAGCCCGTGGCGGACCACGTTAATACGGTACACCATCTCCAGGACTCAACAAGTTTTCCCTTCAAGTGGACCTGGCGGGACGTGTCCATCAAGGTCCAGAACATGCGCCACCAGTACTTGGGTGTGAAGCAGAAGATCCAGGTCTCGAAGGACGACTTCAACTGGAAAGATGGGGAAAATCACTGGGTAAATTTCTTGAAGTACAAGGAGGTGTTTGGGGATGTGGAGCTTGATGCCAAGGGCAAGAGGCTGTGTGAGAATATGGATGTTTTTGGGGATTGTGGGGATTTGGGGTTCGGGATTGATTGTGAGGATTTGGAGGAAAAGGAGGAAgacgatgatgaagaagaagaagaagaagaagaggaatatGATGactgtggtggtggtggtggtggtgacgGTGAGGATGGTAATGGTTGCAGTGGCGATGGTGAACAAATTGTGAGGTCTGATGGCCAATTTGTGGATGGAAGGGGTAATGGGGAAATGGGTTTTGCTCGGAAGAAATCGAGGAAGGGTTTCGGAGTAAATCGGAGATTGAGATTGATGGGAACAAAAGTTTCAGAGTTGAGGGATGTGGTGGtgaagagggaggagaggaaaagagagaggcAGTTTCAACTGGAGAAGAGCGAGATAGAGAGGGAGGAAAACAGGAAAGAAGCGCGTTTGAGGGCGGTGGCGAGGAGATACGAGACGAAAGAATGGTTGGAGAATAGGGAACTGGAGTTGGAAGAGAGGGAGTTGATATGGGCAAGGAGGGAATTTGAGAGAAGGTGGAGGTTGGAAAGAGACTTTGTCGATGAGCGGCGAAGGAAGCTGAGGATGGAGcaggagagggaggaggaggagatggagTGGAGGGAGAGGATGGTGGGGTTGCAGATTGAGCATGAGAAGCAAATGATGCAAATGCACGCGGAGGCATGCCAGAACCAAATGCAGATTCTCGGGGTGATGGCTCGGCTTGTATGTCAGTTTTTTGGGTCTGCGAGTGATGGGTTGGGTGGTGCGTTGGGAGCCTTGCCGCCTCAAGTCTTGCAGAGTTTGCAGCATCCAGGAGGATTGAGTGATAACGGGAAGCCTGATGCCAATTCTCCTTCTGAATTCCTGTGA